The stretch of DNA TGTTCCAACCGATCAAACCATACTCTCCGACGGACGTGTCACTCGTCCAGTTGTTGCAATTCGTGAACTGCCGGTATCCCGCAGGAGAGCTGTCGGTCCAAACCTCTCGCAGCGGCACCTTGGCTCCCCACTCATCGGTGTCGATTGCATGGTTCAGGGTACCGCTGAGTAGCTCCGCGACGCTGCCCGCCACCACCTCGCCAGTCACCAGCTTGAACGGTCCGTCTGCCGGGAGCCGATCCCTCGCGTCCGTATTGTCGTCACTGAGCCAGGCCACGTAGGTTCCGGGGAGCCCGCGCACCGTGGCCACCTGATTGCAGAACTCATCCGCACCGGCGAGTCCGCCGAGGTTCCCATTCGTGACCTTGCTCGTGACGAACACACACCGTCCGCCGACTGAAGAGTCGTCAGGAGAGCCGCAGCTCGGCGCGTTCTTCGTCGCCACCAAGCCCTTTCGAACGGCGCGAACGACGTGGTTTGCATCGCGCGGCTCCGCAATGACCTCGCCAGTCGTCAAGTCGACGAGCAGGTTCTTTTTCGGGTCCTGATCGCTCGTCGACGACCAGGTGGCTGCGCGGCTCCCGAGCAAGGGAGTCGGCCACATCCTGCCGTTCGCAATGAGACTCAGCAGCTCTTCGGCCGTCGGCAGTCGCCAATCGCAATAGTTTGCGAAGCATGCCCCCAGACCACCGTTCAAGTCGTTCAAGGCAACCGTGTATGCGGTTCCATCCGAAGTATACGGCGGGCTGGTCGAGCCGATCGAAAAGGTGCCAGGCGCGGGTGACTGCATCCACTGCAGTCCGGTGGTGAGGTCCGTCGCGGTCCCGTCGCCGTTGTCTTCCCACGTACACCCGGTGCCGCCACAGGTGCTGTCACCGCTGCTCAGGGCATTCTTTACGGCGATCGTCTGAACCACGTGCGTTTGCCGCAAGGTGTTCATGCCTCGGATTGGGTCTACGATCTTGGGCGTGTTCGGGTTCAAGCAGACTCCTACCGTGCCGACCTCGGAGCACACCGATCCCGCTGGACAATCATCATCCGTGCTACAAGTTTTCGCGTTTTCGGGATCTACCCGCCGCGCTTGCTTGACGATCTTGTCCGCGGCTTTCTCGTCGCACTTCCCTTCGGCGCTTTCGAGCGCTGCGGGGTCTTGCTTATTTGCAAACCTGACGAGCGCCGAACTGAGGCAATTGTTGTAGCCTTTCTGGACGTTTAGCGAGTCCCTGATCTGCTGCGCAGGAGTCGGTGGCTTCGGCGCCGCCGCGCTCCGGTCGCTCGTAAGTACGGCCAGTGCAATGATCATGGTCAGCGCCGCTCTAGAGTAGGTCATCACTGCTCTCCTTTCGTCGGACACGGCTTGGAATCAGCCGCACCCTTCCGATCTCGCGCAAGCCGGTATCAACGTGCCCGTGGCGCCGACAATGATCGTAAATGACAAAGTGATGATTTTTTCTGTCAGGACGCGGCAATGCGGTGTCCACGTTACGGCTGCGCGGACGGCTCCAGCCGGACGACGACGCCGACATGTCGTCAGGGCTAAAAGCTCTGACTGATCTCCACCCCGAACGCCCGCGGCGCCTCGTAGTAGCGCGTCGCGCTACCCGTGAGGCGCGCCGACGCGACCGCGGCGGTGTAGTACGCGGTGTCCGTCAGGTTCTTCGCCCAGAACGCGATCCGGCTGCGGTCGTCGTTGAAGTCGTAGGCGAGGCGAAGGTCGACGACGACGTAGCCCGATTGCCGAAGCTGCTCGACCTCGGGGGCGAAGAAGAAGTTGCTGCTGGTGTACGAGACGTCGATGCGTGGCGTGAGCCAGCCGTCGAGCCACGACGGTCCGCCGAACCTCGGGAGC from Candidatus Binatia bacterium encodes:
- a CDS encoding DUF1566 domain-containing protein, which codes for MTYSRAALTMIIALAVLTSDRSAAAPKPPTPAQQIRDSLNVQKGYNNCLSSALVRFANKQDPAALESAEGKCDEKAADKIVKQARRVDPENAKTCSTDDDCPAGSVCSEVGTVGVCLNPNTPKIVDPIRGMNTLRQTHVVQTIAVKNALSSGDSTCGGTGCTWEDNGDGTATDLTTGLQWMQSPAPGTFSIGSTSPPYTSDGTAYTVALNDLNGGLGACFANYCDWRLPTAEELLSLIANGRMWPTPLLGSRAATWSSTSDQDPKKNLLVDLTTGEVIAEPRDANHVVRAVRKGLVATKNAPSCGSPDDSSVGGRCVFVTSKVTNGNLGGLAGADEFCNQVATVRGLPGTYVAWLSDDNTDARDRLPADGPFKLVTGEVVAGSVAELLSGTLNHAIDTDEWGAKVPLREVWTDSSPAGYRQFTNCNNWTSDTSVGEYGLIGWNTATSSEWTEKFLQFCDRNNVSLYCIQKEY